A region from the Takifugu rubripes chromosome 22, fTakRub1.2, whole genome shotgun sequence genome encodes:
- the crtc1a gene encoding CREB-regulated transcription coactivator 1 isoform X2 — translation MATSNNPRKFSEKIALHNQKQAEETAAFEEVMKDLSITRAARLQLQKTQYLQLGPNRGLYYGGSLPNVNQIGNGTVDVAFHNSGQDSNRSTRHHGLVDRVYRDRNRITSPHRKPFSVDKHGRQIDSCPYGSVYLSPPPDTSWRRTNSDSALHQSTLTPAQQASFTGGSQELQPKRVLLLTVPGAGPVEQDVDGDGQKQSWELKKDVSASEPCKVPGIHIFPSPDQQLTTSLKPAAHNTGGSLPDLTNIQFPPPLPTPLDSDDAAAAPFGPSGATQTVTLPTGVSASQPAVTMEMQPGQDRMVPLILNAGESQSLQLSPTSPPLSLSQAAIGAMNLEQQLSQYAFFNQQPSNQNQQTGLVQASASVNSCPMPDNQTSSQTNMTVDMNMASSLHQYRSRVGSSANQSPTSPVSNQGFSPGGSPQHNSILGSVFADFYQQLPSIQASALSQQLEQFNMMETPVSSDSLYNQTSTLNYSQALMMGLTSGHCSLPDQLQQQQQQQQQPGYSNHGNIPNIILTVSGESPPSLLKDLTGSLTTDISFDIDSQFPLDDLKLDPLTLDGLHLLNDPDIVLADAATEDAFRLDRL, via the exons ATGGCGACTTCGAACAATCCGCGGAAATTTAGCGAGAAAATCGCTTTACATAACCAGAAACAGGCAGAGGAGACGGCGGCGTTTGAAGAAGTGATGAAGGACCTCAGCATTACGCGGGCAGCGAGG TTGCAGCTGCAGAAAACCCAGTATCTGCAGCTGGGTCCCAACCGAGGCCTCTACTACGGAGGGTCTCTGCCAAACGTCAACCAGATTGGAAATGGAACCGTCGATGTGGCATTCCAT AATTCAGGGCAGGATTCCAACAGATCCACACGGCACCACGGGCTGGTGGACCGAGTCTACCGGGACCGGAATCGAATAACATCCCCCCACCGGAAACCCTTCTCGGTTGACAAACACGGGCGCCAG ATCGACAGCTGTCCATACGGATCAGTGTATCTGTCACCACCACCAGATACCAGCTGGAGGCG GACAAACTCGGACTCGGCGCTTCACCAGAGCACGCTGACGCCTGCCCAGCAGGCTTCTTTCACTGGAGGATCGCAGGAGCTGCAGCCAAAACGAG TTCTACTGCTCACTGTACCCGGAGCGGGACCAGTCGAGCAGGACGTTGATGGGGATGGACAGAAACAGAGCTGGGAACTCAAAAAG GACGTCTCAGCATCAGAGCCTTGTAAAGTTCCAGGGATCCA CATATTTCCATCTCCAGACCAGCAGCTGACCACTTCGCTCAAACCAGCGGCCCACAACACCGGCGGTTCCCTCCCTGACCTGACCAACATCCAGTTTCCCCCCCCACTGCCCACGCCGCTCGACTCGGACGACGCGGCCGCCGCTCCGTTCGGCCCCTCCGGCGCCACACAGACAGTAACGCTTCCGACAG GAGTGAGTGCGTCTCAGCCCGCAGTAACCATGGAAATGCAGCCTGGGCAGGACCGCATGGTTCCTCTTATCCTGAATGCAGGAGAATCCCAGAGTCTGCAGCTCTCCCCCACATCTCCCCCCCTTAGTCTCTCTCAG GCGGCCATCGGTGCCATGAaccttgagcagcagctgtctCAGTATGCCTTCTTCAACCAGCAGCCGTCAAACCAGAACCAGCAA ACGGGTCTGGTCCAGGCCTCGGCCTCGGTGAACTCTTGCCCCATGCCAGACAACCAGACGTCCTCGCAGACCAACATGACGGTGGACATGAACATG gcctcctccctccatcagtACCGCAGTAGGGTCGGATCATCTGCCAATCAGTCCCCGACCTCCCCCGTCTCCAATCAAGGCTTCTCACCCGGAGGCTCGCCTCAA CACAACTCCATACTGGGCAGCGTGTTTGCAGACTTCTACCAGcagctcccatccatccaggccAGTGCTCTGTCGCAGCAG TTGGAGCAGTTCAACATGATGGAAACGCCCGTCAGCTCCGACAGCCTGTACAACCAGACCTCCACCCTCAACTACTCCCAGGCGCTCATGATGGGCCTGACCAGCGGCCACTGCAGCCTGCCtgaccagctgcagcagcagcagcagcagcagcagcagccaggctacagtaaccatggcaacatacCCAACATCATTCTCACAG TCAGTGGAGAGTCTCCCCCCAGCCTGCTCAAGGACCTCACGGGCTCCTTGACCACAGACATCAGCTTCGACATCGACTCCCAGTTCCCCCTGGACGACCTGAAACTCGACCCGCTGACGCTGGACGGCCTCCACCTGCTCAATGACCCGGACATAGTCCTCGCTGACGCCGCCACAGAGGACGCCTTTCGCCTGGATCGGCTCTAA
- the crtc1a gene encoding CREB-regulated transcription coactivator 1 isoform X1, with the protein MATSNNPRKFSEKIALHNQKQAEETAAFEEVMKDLSITRAARLQLQKTQYLQLGPNRGLYYGGSLPNVNQIGNGTVDVAFHNSGQDSNRSTRHHGLVDRVYRDRNRITSPHRKPFSVDKHGRQIDSCPYGSVYLSPPPDTSWRRTNSDSALHQSTLTPAQQASFTGGSQELQPKRVLLLTVPGAGPVEQDVDGDGQKQSWELKKDVSASEPCKVPGIHIFPSPDQQLTTSLKPAAHNTGGSLPDLTNIQFPPPLPTPLDSDDAAAAPFGPSGATQTVTLPTGVSASQPAVTMEMQPGQDRMVPLILNAGESQSLQLSPTSPPLSLSQAAIGAMNLEQQLSQYAFFNQQPSNQNQQQTGLVQASASVNSCPMPDNQTSSQTNMTVDMNMASSLHQYRSRVGSSANQSPTSPVSNQGFSPGGSPQHNSILGSVFADFYQQLPSIQASALSQQLEQFNMMETPVSSDSLYNQTSTLNYSQALMMGLTSGHCSLPDQLQQQQQQQQQPGYSNHGNIPNIILTVSGESPPSLLKDLTGSLTTDISFDIDSQFPLDDLKLDPLTLDGLHLLNDPDIVLADAATEDAFRLDRL; encoded by the exons ATGGCGACTTCGAACAATCCGCGGAAATTTAGCGAGAAAATCGCTTTACATAACCAGAAACAGGCAGAGGAGACGGCGGCGTTTGAAGAAGTGATGAAGGACCTCAGCATTACGCGGGCAGCGAGG TTGCAGCTGCAGAAAACCCAGTATCTGCAGCTGGGTCCCAACCGAGGCCTCTACTACGGAGGGTCTCTGCCAAACGTCAACCAGATTGGAAATGGAACCGTCGATGTGGCATTCCAT AATTCAGGGCAGGATTCCAACAGATCCACACGGCACCACGGGCTGGTGGACCGAGTCTACCGGGACCGGAATCGAATAACATCCCCCCACCGGAAACCCTTCTCGGTTGACAAACACGGGCGCCAG ATCGACAGCTGTCCATACGGATCAGTGTATCTGTCACCACCACCAGATACCAGCTGGAGGCG GACAAACTCGGACTCGGCGCTTCACCAGAGCACGCTGACGCCTGCCCAGCAGGCTTCTTTCACTGGAGGATCGCAGGAGCTGCAGCCAAAACGAG TTCTACTGCTCACTGTACCCGGAGCGGGACCAGTCGAGCAGGACGTTGATGGGGATGGACAGAAACAGAGCTGGGAACTCAAAAAG GACGTCTCAGCATCAGAGCCTTGTAAAGTTCCAGGGATCCA CATATTTCCATCTCCAGACCAGCAGCTGACCACTTCGCTCAAACCAGCGGCCCACAACACCGGCGGTTCCCTCCCTGACCTGACCAACATCCAGTTTCCCCCCCCACTGCCCACGCCGCTCGACTCGGACGACGCGGCCGCCGCTCCGTTCGGCCCCTCCGGCGCCACACAGACAGTAACGCTTCCGACAG GAGTGAGTGCGTCTCAGCCCGCAGTAACCATGGAAATGCAGCCTGGGCAGGACCGCATGGTTCCTCTTATCCTGAATGCAGGAGAATCCCAGAGTCTGCAGCTCTCCCCCACATCTCCCCCCCTTAGTCTCTCTCAG GCGGCCATCGGTGCCATGAaccttgagcagcagctgtctCAGTATGCCTTCTTCAACCAGCAGCCGTCAAACCAGAACCAGCAA CAGACGGGTCTGGTCCAGGCCTCGGCCTCGGTGAACTCTTGCCCCATGCCAGACAACCAGACGTCCTCGCAGACCAACATGACGGTGGACATGAACATG gcctcctccctccatcagtACCGCAGTAGGGTCGGATCATCTGCCAATCAGTCCCCGACCTCCCCCGTCTCCAATCAAGGCTTCTCACCCGGAGGCTCGCCTCAA CACAACTCCATACTGGGCAGCGTGTTTGCAGACTTCTACCAGcagctcccatccatccaggccAGTGCTCTGTCGCAGCAG TTGGAGCAGTTCAACATGATGGAAACGCCCGTCAGCTCCGACAGCCTGTACAACCAGACCTCCACCCTCAACTACTCCCAGGCGCTCATGATGGGCCTGACCAGCGGCCACTGCAGCCTGCCtgaccagctgcagcagcagcagcagcagcagcagcagccaggctacagtaaccatggcaacatacCCAACATCATTCTCACAG TCAGTGGAGAGTCTCCCCCCAGCCTGCTCAAGGACCTCACGGGCTCCTTGACCACAGACATCAGCTTCGACATCGACTCCCAGTTCCCCCTGGACGACCTGAAACTCGACCCGCTGACGCTGGACGGCCTCCACCTGCTCAATGACCCGGACATAGTCCTCGCTGACGCCGCCACAGAGGACGCCTTTCGCCTGGATCGGCTCTAA
- the crtc1a gene encoding CREB-regulated transcription coactivator 1 isoform X3 codes for MATSNNPRKFSEKIALHNQKQAEETAAFEEVMKDLSITRAARLQLQKTQYLQLGPNRGLYYGGSLPNVNQIGNGTVDVAFHNSGQDSNRSTRHHGLVDRVYRDRNRITSPHRKPFSVDKHGRQIDSCPYGSVYLSPPPDTSWRRTNSDSALHQSTLTPAQQASFTGGSQELQPKRVLLLTVPGAGPVEQDVDGDGQKQSWELKKDVSASEPCKVPGIHIFPSPDQQLTTSLKPAAHNTGGSLPDLTNIQFPPPLPTPLDSDDAAAAPFGPSGATQTVTLPTGVSASQPAVTMEMQPGQDRMVPLILNAGESQSLQLSPTSPPLSLSQAAIGAMNLEQQLSQYAFFNQQPSNQNQQQTGLVQASASVNSCPMPDNQTSSQTNMTVDMNMHNSILGSVFADFYQQLPSIQASALSQQLEQFNMMETPVSSDSLYNQTSTLNYSQALMMGLTSGHCSLPDQLQQQQQQQQQPGYSNHGNIPNIILTVSGESPPSLLKDLTGSLTTDISFDIDSQFPLDDLKLDPLTLDGLHLLNDPDIVLADAATEDAFRLDRL; via the exons ATGGCGACTTCGAACAATCCGCGGAAATTTAGCGAGAAAATCGCTTTACATAACCAGAAACAGGCAGAGGAGACGGCGGCGTTTGAAGAAGTGATGAAGGACCTCAGCATTACGCGGGCAGCGAGG TTGCAGCTGCAGAAAACCCAGTATCTGCAGCTGGGTCCCAACCGAGGCCTCTACTACGGAGGGTCTCTGCCAAACGTCAACCAGATTGGAAATGGAACCGTCGATGTGGCATTCCAT AATTCAGGGCAGGATTCCAACAGATCCACACGGCACCACGGGCTGGTGGACCGAGTCTACCGGGACCGGAATCGAATAACATCCCCCCACCGGAAACCCTTCTCGGTTGACAAACACGGGCGCCAG ATCGACAGCTGTCCATACGGATCAGTGTATCTGTCACCACCACCAGATACCAGCTGGAGGCG GACAAACTCGGACTCGGCGCTTCACCAGAGCACGCTGACGCCTGCCCAGCAGGCTTCTTTCACTGGAGGATCGCAGGAGCTGCAGCCAAAACGAG TTCTACTGCTCACTGTACCCGGAGCGGGACCAGTCGAGCAGGACGTTGATGGGGATGGACAGAAACAGAGCTGGGAACTCAAAAAG GACGTCTCAGCATCAGAGCCTTGTAAAGTTCCAGGGATCCA CATATTTCCATCTCCAGACCAGCAGCTGACCACTTCGCTCAAACCAGCGGCCCACAACACCGGCGGTTCCCTCCCTGACCTGACCAACATCCAGTTTCCCCCCCCACTGCCCACGCCGCTCGACTCGGACGACGCGGCCGCCGCTCCGTTCGGCCCCTCCGGCGCCACACAGACAGTAACGCTTCCGACAG GAGTGAGTGCGTCTCAGCCCGCAGTAACCATGGAAATGCAGCCTGGGCAGGACCGCATGGTTCCTCTTATCCTGAATGCAGGAGAATCCCAGAGTCTGCAGCTCTCCCCCACATCTCCCCCCCTTAGTCTCTCTCAG GCGGCCATCGGTGCCATGAaccttgagcagcagctgtctCAGTATGCCTTCTTCAACCAGCAGCCGTCAAACCAGAACCAGCAA CAGACGGGTCTGGTCCAGGCCTCGGCCTCGGTGAACTCTTGCCCCATGCCAGACAACCAGACGTCCTCGCAGACCAACATGACGGTGGACATGAACATG CACAACTCCATACTGGGCAGCGTGTTTGCAGACTTCTACCAGcagctcccatccatccaggccAGTGCTCTGTCGCAGCAG TTGGAGCAGTTCAACATGATGGAAACGCCCGTCAGCTCCGACAGCCTGTACAACCAGACCTCCACCCTCAACTACTCCCAGGCGCTCATGATGGGCCTGACCAGCGGCCACTGCAGCCTGCCtgaccagctgcagcagcagcagcagcagcagcagcagccaggctacagtaaccatggcaacatacCCAACATCATTCTCACAG TCAGTGGAGAGTCTCCCCCCAGCCTGCTCAAGGACCTCACGGGCTCCTTGACCACAGACATCAGCTTCGACATCGACTCCCAGTTCCCCCTGGACGACCTGAAACTCGACCCGCTGACGCTGGACGGCCTCCACCTGCTCAATGACCCGGACATAGTCCTCGCTGACGCCGCCACAGAGGACGCCTTTCGCCTGGATCGGCTCTAA
- the crtc1a gene encoding CREB-regulated transcription coactivator 1 isoform X4 — protein sequence MATSNNPRKFSEKIALHNQKQAEETAAFEEVMKDLSITRAARLQLQKTQYLQLGPNRGLYYGGSLPNVNQIGNGTVDVAFHNSGQDSNRSTRHHGLVDRVYRDRNRITSPHRKPFSVDKHGRQIDSCPYGSVYLSPPPDTSWRRTNSDSALHQSTLTPAQQASFTGGSQELQPKRVLLLTVPGAGPVEQDVDGDGQKQSWELKKDVSASEPCKVPGIHIFPSPDQQLTTSLKPAAHNTGGSLPDLTNIQFPPPLPTPLDSDDAAAAPFGPSGATQTVTLPTGVSASQPAVTMEMQPGQDRMVPLILNAGESQSLQLSPTSPPLSLSQAAIGAMNLEQQLSQYAFFNQQPSNQNQQTGLVQASASVNSCPMPDNQTSSQTNMTVDMNMHNSILGSVFADFYQQLPSIQASALSQQLEQFNMMETPVSSDSLYNQTSTLNYSQALMMGLTSGHCSLPDQLQQQQQQQQQPGYSNHGNIPNIILTVSGESPPSLLKDLTGSLTTDISFDIDSQFPLDDLKLDPLTLDGLHLLNDPDIVLADAATEDAFRLDRL from the exons ATGGCGACTTCGAACAATCCGCGGAAATTTAGCGAGAAAATCGCTTTACATAACCAGAAACAGGCAGAGGAGACGGCGGCGTTTGAAGAAGTGATGAAGGACCTCAGCATTACGCGGGCAGCGAGG TTGCAGCTGCAGAAAACCCAGTATCTGCAGCTGGGTCCCAACCGAGGCCTCTACTACGGAGGGTCTCTGCCAAACGTCAACCAGATTGGAAATGGAACCGTCGATGTGGCATTCCAT AATTCAGGGCAGGATTCCAACAGATCCACACGGCACCACGGGCTGGTGGACCGAGTCTACCGGGACCGGAATCGAATAACATCCCCCCACCGGAAACCCTTCTCGGTTGACAAACACGGGCGCCAG ATCGACAGCTGTCCATACGGATCAGTGTATCTGTCACCACCACCAGATACCAGCTGGAGGCG GACAAACTCGGACTCGGCGCTTCACCAGAGCACGCTGACGCCTGCCCAGCAGGCTTCTTTCACTGGAGGATCGCAGGAGCTGCAGCCAAAACGAG TTCTACTGCTCACTGTACCCGGAGCGGGACCAGTCGAGCAGGACGTTGATGGGGATGGACAGAAACAGAGCTGGGAACTCAAAAAG GACGTCTCAGCATCAGAGCCTTGTAAAGTTCCAGGGATCCA CATATTTCCATCTCCAGACCAGCAGCTGACCACTTCGCTCAAACCAGCGGCCCACAACACCGGCGGTTCCCTCCCTGACCTGACCAACATCCAGTTTCCCCCCCCACTGCCCACGCCGCTCGACTCGGACGACGCGGCCGCCGCTCCGTTCGGCCCCTCCGGCGCCACACAGACAGTAACGCTTCCGACAG GAGTGAGTGCGTCTCAGCCCGCAGTAACCATGGAAATGCAGCCTGGGCAGGACCGCATGGTTCCTCTTATCCTGAATGCAGGAGAATCCCAGAGTCTGCAGCTCTCCCCCACATCTCCCCCCCTTAGTCTCTCTCAG GCGGCCATCGGTGCCATGAaccttgagcagcagctgtctCAGTATGCCTTCTTCAACCAGCAGCCGTCAAACCAGAACCAGCAA ACGGGTCTGGTCCAGGCCTCGGCCTCGGTGAACTCTTGCCCCATGCCAGACAACCAGACGTCCTCGCAGACCAACATGACGGTGGACATGAACATG CACAACTCCATACTGGGCAGCGTGTTTGCAGACTTCTACCAGcagctcccatccatccaggccAGTGCTCTGTCGCAGCAG TTGGAGCAGTTCAACATGATGGAAACGCCCGTCAGCTCCGACAGCCTGTACAACCAGACCTCCACCCTCAACTACTCCCAGGCGCTCATGATGGGCCTGACCAGCGGCCACTGCAGCCTGCCtgaccagctgcagcagcagcagcagcagcagcagcagccaggctacagtaaccatggcaacatacCCAACATCATTCTCACAG TCAGTGGAGAGTCTCCCCCCAGCCTGCTCAAGGACCTCACGGGCTCCTTGACCACAGACATCAGCTTCGACATCGACTCCCAGTTCCCCCTGGACGACCTGAAACTCGACCCGCTGACGCTGGACGGCCTCCACCTGCTCAATGACCCGGACATAGTCCTCGCTGACGCCGCCACAGAGGACGCCTTTCGCCTGGATCGGCTCTAA
- the crsp7 gene encoding mediator of RNA polymerase II transcription subunit 26 — MTTVSATPQQMKDRLLQAVDSQSNICNMVVVLEVISCLEKYPITKEALEETRLGKLINDVRKKTKDEDLAKRAKKLLRNWQKLIEPGSDVAVAAPGSTNGSSHPCRGEASPPDISVSGKGVPDVKIRNDVHNTYSPKAEKSSSRKRRMEPRDSGVHLPEKLFKMASYDDSVSPLPTNGIAGSPDVPAEQQPPHSPDRSWIDHLDSDKITRIPVNAVKPRPSSPGAAKLPSTSSMIKAAVMQQQARLDEGGGAAYHQARSPRGLTTSPRSVRQDAVAKRPKGTPVPSPSSRDSPLSSSQAAASPAPAPNADRLFHSSHRSSTPWTSSSDGSSHCSPIDIYSTLESMGTSSVPASPSPLQPSSEPHRPTSEGTTPACDDADGTSVSSSEHKRRKYRSRDYSVNLEGQRGEDAAKPVRLKERRLTFDPVTGQIKPLVHREPSQTEEAPVPVPVPAPHPVEYRQRNESTVHQLPAPAPPAPGPGPGPGSGPSTFHQTNWKELSRNEIIQSYLNLQSNLLTSSGVQAPGTHFFMSDYLKREDKEVKNSQVHALQTGSSLGDLPGVTREVTAEDLERIHTQPWSGVNGCYDTKGAWYDWTECISLDPHGDENRLNILPYVCLD; from the exons ATGACAACGGTCTCAGCAACCCCGCAGCAGATGAAAGACCGGCTGCTGCAGGCCGTCGACAGTCAGAGCAAT ATATGCAATATGGTGGTTGTATTGGAAGTTATTTCGTGTCTTGAAAAGTATCCTATCACCAAAGAAGCACTTGAG GAAACCCGTCTAGGAAAACTCATCAATGATGTAAGGAAGAAGACAAAAGATGAAGACCTTGCCAAGCGTGCCAAGAAGCTGTTGAGGAACTGGCAGAAGCTGATCGAACCTGGATCCGATGTGGCTGTCGCCGCTCCCGGCTCCACCAACGGTAGCTCCCACCCTTGCCGAGGGGAAGCCTCCCCCCCCGACATTTCTGTGTCAGGTAAAGGCGTCCCGGACGTCAAAATCAGAAATGACGTTCACAACACGTACTCGCCCAAAGCGGAGAAATCAAGCAGCCGCAAGCGCAGGATGGAGCCCCGAGACAGCGGCGTGCACCTGCCGGAGAAGCTCTTCAAGATGGCTTCGTACGACGACTCTGTTTCGCCGCTGCCCACCAACGGGATTGCGGGCAGTCCTGATGTCCCGGCggagcagcagcccccccactcccccgACAGGTCTTGGATAGACCACCTCGACAGCGACAAGATCACCAGGATCCCCGTGAACGCCGTCAAGCCACGTCCAAGCTCCCCCGGGGCGGCCAAACTACCGAGCACTTCTTCTATGATCAAGGCGGCCgtgatgcagcagcaggctcgcttagatgaaggaggaggagcggcgtaTCACCAAGCAAGAAGTCCCCGAGGCCTCACAACAAGCCCCAGGAGCGTGAGACAGGACGCGGTGGCCAAACGGCCCAAAGGAACCCCTGTCCCGAGCCCCTCCTCCAGAGACTCTCCCCTGTCCTCGTCCCAGGCCGCGGCGTCTCCAGCCCCGGCACCGAACGCCGATAGGCTGTTCCATTCTTCCCACAGGTCTTCGACGCCCTGGACCAGCTCCTCCGACGGCTCGTCTCACTGCTCCCCCATAGACATATACTCAACACTGGAATCCATGGGAACCTCCTCGGTCCCCGCCTCGCCCTCCCCGCTCCAGCCCAGCTCCGAACCGCACCGGCCGACGTCCGAGGGAACCACGCCGGCGTGCGACGACGCGGACGGGACGAGCGTCTCCAGCTCGGAACACAAGCGGAGGAAGTACAGGTCGAGGGACTACTCCGTCAACCTGGAGGGCCAGAGGGGCGAGGACGCTGCTAAACCCGTGCGGTTAAAAGAGCGCCGGCTCACCTTCGACCCGGTCACGGGTCAGATCAAACCTCTGGTACACAGAGAGCCTTCTCAAACAGAGGAagcccccgtccccgtccccgtccctgcCCCCCACCCTGTAGAGTATAGGCAGAGGAATGAAAGCACTGTGCATCAGCTgcctgcccccgcccccccggccccgggccctggtcctggccctggctCCGGGCCCAGTACTTTCCATCAAACAAACTGGAAGGAGCTGTCCAGAAACGAAATCATCCAGTCCTACTTGAACCTTCAGAGCAACCTGCTCACGTCGTCGGGGGTCCAGGCCCCCGGCACCCATTTTTTCATGTCGGACTACCTGAAAAGGGAAGACAAGGAGGTCAAGAACTCGCAGGTACACGCGTTGCAGACGGGCAGCTCCCTGGGGGATTTACCGGGCGTGACCCGGGAGGTGACGGCCGAGGACCTGGAGCGGATACACACGCAGCCCTGGTCGGGGGTAAACGGTTGCTATGACACCAAGGGCGCCTGGTATGATTGGACAGAGTGCATATCACTGGACCCTCACGGGGACGAGAACAGGTTGAACATCCTGCCATACGTTTGCCTTGACTGA
- the cnn2 gene encoding calponin-2, with the protein MAFNKGPAYGLSAEVKNKIAQKYDLQKEEELRLWIQDVTGHPIGADFQKEMKSGVVLCELINHLAPGSVTKINTKSTLNWHQLENLANFIKAITAYGLKPHDIFEANDLFESGNMTQVQTTLLALASMAKTKGCQTQVDIGVKYADKQERSFDEEKMKAGQCVIGLQMGTNKCASQAGMSAYGTRRHLYDPKAQIQPPMDSTTISLQMGTNKGASQAGMTAPGTRRAIYDTKLCTDKCDNTTMSLQMGYSQGANQSGQNFGLGRQIYDSKYCTAASPVPEEPGRPGNYIHDYQDEGYQGYQEEEQVYHDDGTDY; encoded by the exons ATGGCCTTTAACAAGGGTCCTGCCTACGGACTCTCCGCGGAAGTGAAAAACAAG ATCGCGCAGAAGTATGACCTTcagaaagaagaggagctgaggcTGTGGATCCAGGATGTCACTGGTCACCCCATAGGCGCCGACTTCCAGAAGGAGATGAAGAGTGGAGTTGTTCTCTGCGA GCTTATTAACCATCTGGCCCCAGGCTCTGTGACAAAGATcaacacaaagtccactctcaACTGGCATCAG CTGGAGAACCTGGCGAACTTCATCAAGGCGATCACGGCCTACGGTCTCAAGCCTCACGACATCTTCGAGGCCAACGACCTTTTTGAGAGCGGCAACATGACTCAAGTCCAGACGACACTTCTCGCGCTGGCTAGCATG GCCAAGACTAAAGGCTGCCAGACACAAGTCGACATCGGAGTGAAATATGCAGACAAGCAGGAGAGGTCGTTTgatgaggagaagatgaaggcgGGGCAATGCGTCATCGGCCTGCAG ATGGGGACCAACAAGTGTGCCAGCCAGGCAGGCATGAGTGCATACGGCACCAGGAGGCATTTATATGACCCCAAAGCTCAGATCCAGCCTCCCATGGATAGCACAACCATCAGTCTGCAAATGGGAACCAACAAGGGGGCCAGCCAG GCTGGCATGACCGCTCCGGGGACGAGGCGCGCCATTTATGACACCAAGCTGTGCACAGACAAGTGCGACAACACCACCATGTCTCTCCAGATGGGCTACTCCCAGGGAGCCAACCAGAGCGGCCAGAACTTCGGCCTGGGCCGGCAGATCTACGACTCCAAGTACTGCACAGCAGCCTCACCGGTGCCAGAGGAGCCCGGCAGGCCAGGCAACTACATCCACGACTACCAGGATGAGGGTTACCAAGGTTACCAGGAAGAAGAACAGGTGTACCACGACGACGGAACAGATTACTAA
- the rps15 gene encoding small ribosomal subunit protein uS19, which translates to MSFSSGASGKMADTEIKKKRTFRKFTYRGVDLDQLLDMSYEQLMQLYCARQRRRLNRGLRRKQQSLLKRLRKAKKEAPPMEKPEVVKTHLRDMVILPEMVGSMVGVYNGKTFNQVEIKPEMCGHYLGEFSITYKPVKHGRPGIGATHSSRFIPLK; encoded by the exons ATGTCCTTTTCCTCCGGAGCATCAGGCAAGATG GCGGATACCGAGATCAAGAAGAAGCGTACCTTCAGGAAGTTCACCTACAGGGGTGTGGACCTGGACCAGCTTCTGGACATGTCCTA TGAGCAGCTGATGCAGCTGTATTGTGCCcgccagaggaggaggctgaaccGGGGCCTTCGCCGCAAGCAGCAGTCCCTCCTGAAGCGTCTGCGCAAGGCCAAGAAAGAGGCTCCCCCCATGGAGAAGCCAGAGGTTGTAAAGACCCATCTGAGAGACATGGTCATCCTGCCTGAGATGGTTGGGTCCATGGTTGGAGTGTACAATGGCAAGACATTCAACCAGGTTGAAATCAAG CCCGAGATGTGCGGTCACTACCTGGGCGAGTTCTCCATCACCTACAAGCCAGTCAAGCACGGTCGCCCTGGTATTGGAGCTACGCATTCTTCTCGTTTCATCCCTCTGAAGTAG